Proteins from a single region of Sporosarcina sp. P33:
- the msrB gene encoding peptide-methionine (R)-S-oxide reductase MsrB, translated as MKKDLRDRLTEIQYHVTQENGTEPPFRNEYDAHYEDGIYVDIVSGKPLFSSKDKYDAGCGWPSFTKPIEAAEVTEHFDATHGMRRTEVRSKTADSHLGHVFPDGPSEQGGLRYCINSAALRFIPVQDLESEGYSEYKRLFE; from the coding sequence ATGAAAAAAGATTTGCGCGATCGCTTGACAGAAATACAGTATCATGTGACGCAGGAAAACGGGACAGAACCGCCGTTTCGTAATGAATATGATGCGCATTATGAAGACGGAATCTATGTCGATATCGTCTCTGGCAAACCATTATTCAGCTCAAAAGACAAGTATGATGCGGGATGCGGATGGCCAAGCTTTACAAAACCGATTGAAGCGGCAGAAGTGACGGAGCATTTTGATGCGACTCACGGCATGCGGCGAACGGAAGTGCGCAGCAAGACAGCGGATTCTCACCTTGGACATGTCTTCCCCGACGGACCAAGCGAACAGGGCGGACTGCGCTACTGCATTAATTCCGCGGCTCTGCGTTTCATTCCCGTACAGGACCTGGAATCAGAAGGCTACAGCGAATACAAAAGGTTATTTGAGTGA
- the msrA gene encoding peptide-methionine (S)-S-oxide reductase MsrA: MATQYATFAGGCFWCMVKPFDLYDGVHSVTSGYTGGHTVNPTYEEVCSNTTGHREAVRIEFDDTVISYEELLNIFWQVIDPTDAGGQFHDRGESYKSAIYTNSEEQQKAAEQSKKELQESGKFNAPIVTEILPAKEFYAAEDYHQQFYEKNPDRYASYTVASGRAGFIEQHWGNRS, translated from the coding sequence ATGGCAACACAATACGCAACATTTGCAGGCGGGTGCTTCTGGTGTATGGTCAAGCCTTTTGACCTATACGATGGTGTGCATTCAGTAACAAGCGGTTATACCGGCGGACATACTGTTAATCCAACGTATGAAGAAGTGTGTTCCAATACAACAGGCCACCGCGAAGCTGTACGAATTGAATTTGATGACACGGTCATCAGTTATGAAGAATTACTGAATATTTTCTGGCAGGTAATTGATCCGACTGACGCAGGCGGACAGTTCCATGACCGCGGCGAATCGTACAAGTCCGCCATCTATACTAACTCTGAAGAACAGCAGAAGGCGGCGGAACAGTCGAAAAAAGAACTGCAGGAAAGCGGGAAATTCAATGCGCCAATCGTGACGGAAATCTTACCGGCCAAGGAGTTTTATGCAGCGGAAGACTATCATCAGCAGTTTTATGAAAAGAACCCAGACCGCTATGCGAGCTACACTGTCGCATCAGGGCGTGCAGGATTTATCGAACAGCATTGGGGGAATCGTTCATGA
- a CDS encoding YpmS family protein, protein MNVWKAAFFSLAGLVAAALVVLIILIGGTTASSPLPEDTAKQDEGYTLALNTTKKNFEGIANTYIRKAVKGSLPVELEMRDDVLLTSELTVFSYTLPLAMHFDPIVREDGNLILKQSSMELGDLNIPPSTVLKLLKNSVELPSWMIVRPKEEEIFIDLEDLPISGDVQVKAKEVNLAQDEIILEVLIPKN, encoded by the coding sequence ATGAATGTTTGGAAAGCAGCATTTTTCAGCCTGGCAGGACTGGTGGCGGCGGCGTTGGTCGTTTTAATCATTTTAATCGGCGGCACCACCGCTTCTTCACCTCTCCCTGAAGACACGGCGAAACAAGACGAAGGGTACACGCTGGCGCTGAATACCACTAAGAAAAATTTTGAAGGCATTGCGAACACTTATATTCGCAAAGCGGTAAAAGGCTCATTGCCGGTCGAGCTCGAAATGCGTGATGATGTGCTGCTGACATCGGAACTGACAGTGTTTTCGTATACACTGCCGCTCGCCATGCATTTTGATCCGATTGTACGCGAAGACGGAAACTTAATTTTAAAGCAATCGTCCATGGAATTAGGTGATTTGAATATTCCGCCTTCTACTGTACTCAAGTTGCTGAAAAATTCGGTAGAGCTTCCGTCATGGATGATTGTACGTCCGAAAGAAGAAGAAATTTTCATCGATTTGGAGGATTTGCCGATTTCCGGTGACGTCCAGGTCAAAGCAAAAGAAGTGAATTTAGCGCAGGATGAGATTATATTGGAAGTATTGATACCGAAAAACTAA
- a CDS encoding GDSL-type esterase/lipase family protein: MRRIAVLLFVFSLFLVGCQAPFSQKDTTLSERETVAFEPFVVPEYFVPKRVNVLGLGDSLTQGVGDERKEGGYFGRLTSDMEQWKGILEVDAVNLAKRGRRSDQFIKQLENEDVQEAVVQADYIVFTIGGNDIMKVVKGNFMQMKLSDFYKELGKFENRIEELFDLLRLYNPTAPIIVAGLYNPFSVVTSEVQEFEQIIADWNLSIEEQVEKDGMSCFVPVEDLFNSNENLVYHTDFFHPNSKGYDLMEERFVDEIKSCAAVELEVE, from the coding sequence ATGAGAAGAATAGCAGTGTTATTATTTGTCTTCTCATTGTTCTTAGTAGGGTGCCAAGCCCCATTCAGCCAAAAAGATACGACGCTTTCAGAACGGGAGACCGTGGCTTTTGAACCGTTTGTCGTGCCCGAATACTTTGTGCCCAAACGTGTGAATGTTCTCGGATTGGGCGATTCCTTGACACAGGGTGTCGGCGATGAGCGGAAAGAAGGCGGTTATTTCGGACGGTTAACGTCGGATATGGAACAATGGAAAGGCATATTGGAGGTAGACGCCGTAAACTTAGCGAAACGCGGACGGCGCAGTGATCAATTTATCAAACAGCTTGAAAATGAAGATGTCCAAGAAGCCGTCGTTCAGGCGGATTATATCGTCTTCACAATCGGCGGAAATGACATCATGAAAGTCGTTAAAGGGAATTTCATGCAGATGAAACTGTCTGATTTCTATAAAGAGCTTGGCAAATTCGAAAACCGCATCGAGGAGTTATTCGATTTATTGCGGTTGTATAATCCGACGGCGCCGATCATTGTGGCGGGACTGTATAATCCGTTCTCCGTTGTAACTAGCGAAGTGCAAGAGTTTGAGCAGATCATCGCAGATTGGAACCTTTCGATTGAAGAACAGGTCGAAAAAGACGGGATGTCCTGTTTCGTCCCGGTGGAAGATTTATTTAATTCGAATGAAAACCTCGTTTATCACACAGACTTCTTTCATCCGAACAGTAAAGGGTATGATCTGATGGAGGAACGATTCGTAGACGAAATCAAGAGTTGTGCAGCCGTTGAGCTGGAAGTGGAGTGA
- a CDS encoding DegV family protein, which produces MKKIHIVTDSTAALTDELIDQYNIHVVPLTLIINEKSYVDGIDIQAEEFMDLIRDAEELPKSSQPAVGVFQQLYDELGADGSQIISIHMTGGMSGTVKSAETAARASSSDVTVIDSMFISHALSFQVLEACRLAEEGRTVKDIAAALESVRKRSSLFVVVDVLDNMVKGGRIGKGKAMFGSLLNIKPIATLKDGVYTPVAKVRSHKQVVSYLAEEFKKETAGKVIRSVGIAHANGLAMAEPLKKKIEEMGIQVMLTFTTPIVSTHTGEGAIGFMYYTD; this is translated from the coding sequence ATGAAGAAAATTCATATCGTCACGGATTCCACTGCAGCGTTAACGGATGAACTGATCGATCAATACAATATTCACGTTGTTCCGCTGACGTTAATTATCAATGAAAAATCCTATGTTGACGGCATCGATATACAGGCGGAGGAATTCATGGATTTGATTCGTGATGCTGAAGAACTGCCGAAAAGCTCACAGCCGGCAGTCGGTGTATTCCAGCAGCTGTACGATGAACTCGGTGCAGACGGGTCACAGATTATTTCGATCCATATGACAGGCGGCATGAGCGGAACGGTAAAATCTGCAGAGACAGCTGCCCGCGCCTCTTCCTCAGACGTCACGGTTATTGACTCTATGTTCATCTCGCACGCCCTCTCATTCCAGGTGCTTGAAGCTTGCAGACTGGCAGAAGAAGGAAGAACAGTAAAGGATATCGCTGCGGCCCTGGAAAGTGTCCGCAAACGCTCATCGCTGTTCGTTGTAGTCGACGTGCTTGATAATATGGTCAAGGGCGGACGAATCGGTAAAGGCAAAGCGATGTTCGGTTCGTTGCTGAATATTAAACCGATCGCTACATTAAAAGACGGTGTCTATACGCCGGTTGCAAAAGTGCGCAGCCATAAACAGGTTGTCTCGTATTTAGCGGAAGAGTTTAAGAAGGAAACGGCGGGGAAAGTCATCCGCAGTGTCGGCATTGCGCATGCTAACGGACTGGCGATGGCGGAACCGCTGAAAAAGAAGATTGAAGAAATGGGCATTCAGGTGATGCTGACATTCACGACACCGATCGTCAGTACCCATACGGGAGAAGGCGCAATCGGGTTCATGTATTATACCGATTAA
- a CDS encoding hemolysin III family protein: MEESFDYKNLHEERWNAITHAIGFLLSIPALVFLILKGVKQGTGIAVVSFTIFGVSMLLLFLASTLLHSMPVKVKSFFAILDHSAIYVLIAGTYTPFLLVTLKGALGWTLFGIIWGLTLFGILFKIFFIHRFAKLSLALYIFMGWLIILAIKPLYDALPPAGIWLLVIGGLFYTAGSYFYMTRRVPYNHAIWHLFVMAGSAAMYFSVLLYV; this comes from the coding sequence TTGGAAGAATCATTCGATTACAAGAACCTGCATGAAGAACGCTGGAATGCGATCACCCATGCAATCGGTTTCTTACTCAGCATACCTGCATTAGTCTTTCTGATCTTAAAAGGTGTGAAGCAAGGCACCGGAATCGCCGTCGTCAGCTTCACGATATTCGGCGTGTCCATGCTGCTGCTGTTCCTCGCGAGTACACTCTTACATAGTATGCCGGTCAAAGTGAAATCTTTTTTCGCTATTCTTGACCATTCCGCCATTTATGTACTCATCGCCGGGACGTATACGCCATTTTTGCTGGTCACCTTAAAAGGTGCGCTCGGCTGGACGCTGTTTGGCATCATCTGGGGACTGACCTTGTTCGGTATTTTATTCAAGATCTTTTTCATTCACCGCTTCGCAAAATTATCGCTTGCCCTGTATATTTTCATGGGCTGGCTGATCATTCTGGCGATTAAACCATTATATGACGCACTGCCGCCAGCCGGTATCTGGCTGCTCGTGATCGGCGGATTATTCTATACAGCGGGCTCATATTTCTATATGACGCGCCGTGTGCCGTATAATCACGCGATCTGGCATCTGTTCGTGATGGCGGGCAGTGCGGCAATGTACTTCAGCGTCCTTCTCTATGTGTAG
- a CDS encoding dihydrofolate reductase: MISLLVAHDLGRVIGKDNEMPWYIPEELQYFKEKTMGKAMIMGRKTFESIGRPLKGRLNIVITRNPSYEADGVTVVHDMESAVQLAKDYADEVMVIGGSEIFQMAMDDGADRLYVTIIEKHYPGDTFFPEYEETYTLTSKSEPHYAQDGTPYTYQIWDKK; this comes from the coding sequence TTGATTTCATTATTAGTGGCACATGATCTCGGCCGGGTAATCGGCAAAGACAATGAGATGCCATGGTATATTCCGGAAGAACTTCAGTATTTTAAAGAGAAAACGATGGGCAAGGCGATGATCATGGGACGCAAGACGTTCGAATCGATCGGCCGTCCGTTAAAAGGCCGTTTAAATATCGTGATTACACGCAATCCAAGTTATGAAGCTGACGGTGTTACGGTCGTGCACGATATGGAGAGCGCGGTACAACTTGCGAAAGATTACGCGGACGAAGTGATGGTCATTGGCGGATCTGAGATTTTCCAAATGGCGATGGACGACGGAGCAGACAGACTGTATGTCACCATCATCGAGAAACATTATCCGGGCGACACGTTTTTCCCGGAATATGAAGAAACCTATACATTAACGAGCAAGTCTGAGCCGCACTATGCGCAGGACGGCACACCGTATACGTATCAAATTTGGGATAAAAAATAA
- a CDS encoding thymidylate synthase has protein sequence MKQYLDLCQHILDTGTKKGDRTGTGTYSVFGYQMRFDLAQGFPLLTTKKTAFRLIVSELLWFIKGDTNIRTLIKERNAIWDEWAFERYVQSEAYTGPDMTDFGRRVLKDEEFAKVYQAELASFKENILADEEFAEQYGDLGPVYGKQWRAWESENGVIDQLAQVIDSIKNNPDSRRHIVTAWNPAEVDDMALPPCHLLFQFYVADGKLSCQLYQRSADVFLGVPFNIASYALLIHLIAHECGLEAGEFVHTLGDAHLYQNHMDQVKEQLRREPKTLPTLKVNYGGRSIFELTTEDISIEGYDPHPRIKAPIAV, from the coding sequence ATGAAGCAATATTTAGATCTTTGTCAACATATTCTGGATACAGGCACGAAAAAGGGAGATCGCACGGGCACCGGAACGTACAGTGTCTTTGGCTATCAGATGCGCTTTGATTTGGCGCAGGGGTTTCCTTTGTTAACGACAAAAAAGACGGCTTTTCGTCTGATTGTCTCAGAATTACTATGGTTTATAAAAGGGGATACCAATATTCGAACGCTCATTAAAGAGCGTAACGCAATATGGGATGAATGGGCATTTGAGCGGTATGTACAAAGCGAAGCGTATACGGGTCCTGATATGACTGATTTCGGCCGCCGTGTATTAAAAGACGAAGAATTTGCGAAAGTTTATCAGGCAGAGCTGGCTTCGTTTAAAGAGAACATCCTGGCTGATGAAGAGTTTGCGGAGCAGTACGGCGACCTCGGACCGGTTTACGGCAAGCAGTGGAGGGCGTGGGAAAGTGAGAACGGCGTCATCGATCAGCTTGCACAGGTGATTGACAGCATCAAAAATAACCCGGACTCACGGCGGCACATCGTAACGGCGTGGAATCCGGCGGAAGTGGACGATATGGCCTTGCCGCCATGCCACTTATTGTTCCAGTTCTACGTAGCGGATGGTAAATTGTCATGTCAGCTTTATCAGCGCAGTGCAGACGTCTTCCTTGGCGTGCCGTTTAACATCGCGTCTTATGCGCTGCTCATTCACCTCATTGCACATGAATGTGGTTTAGAAGCCGGCGAATTCGTGCATACATTAGGTGACGCACATTTATATCAGAACCATATGGATCAGGTAAAAGAGCAGTTAAGGAGAGAGCCGAAAACGCTGCCGACATTGAAGGTTAATTACGGCGGCCGGTCGATTTTTGAATTGACGACGGAAGATATTTCGATCGAAGGCTACGATCCGCACCCAAGAATCAAAGCACCGATTGCAGTATAA